The following DNA comes from Labrus mixtus chromosome 8, fLabMix1.1, whole genome shotgun sequence.
TATGCTTTTGGCCGAGTATTCTCCGGCTGTGTGTCCACCGGCCTGAAGGTGCGCATCATGGGGCCAAACTACACCCCCGGAAAGAAGGAGGATCTTTACGTCAAACCCATCCAGAGGTGAGCCGGTTTCTGTTTAAACCCACCAACAGAGAattgagaggaaagaaaaaggagtAGTCATTTCATGCATTTCTTGTGAtccttttgttaaaataaaaatgtctataACTTCCTCATATACatgtccttcttttcctccatcCAGGACCATTCTGATGATGGGTCGGTATGTGGAGCCCATTGAAGATGTCCCATGTGGCAACATTGTTGGTCTTGTTGGAGTAGACCAGTACCTGATTAAGACAGGAACCATCACCACCTATGAACAAGTAGTGTATTGATTTTTTACTCATGTACGGTTATTGACCAAATGCCTATTGATTGGTAGAagtaaaaacactaaaagaaaAAGTCCTTTAGCTGGCTCTCTGTGTCCACAGTCCCACAACATGAGGGTGATGAAGTTCAGTGTGAGTCCTGTGGTCCGAGTCGCTGTGGAGGCCAAGAACCCTGCTGACCTACCCAAGCTGGTAGAGGGTCTGAAGCGTCTGGCCAAGTCTGACCCCATGGTGCAGTGCATCATCGAGGAGTCTGGGGAGCACATCGTCGCTGGAGCGGGAGAGCTCCACCTAGAGATCTGCCTCAAAGACCTGGAAGAGGACCACGCCTGCATTCCACTGAAGGTGAGACGTGTAaaacatagatttttttttcatcttaggTGACACatagtgtttttattctgaCCCTGACCTTCATCGCTTTCCAGAAATCAGACCCAGTCGTGTCTTACAGAGAGACAGTGATGGAAGAATCAAACCAGATGTGTCTTTCCAAGTCCCCCAACAAGCACAATCGTCTCTTCATGAAGTCCCGCCCTTTCCCCGACGGCCTGGCTGAAGACATTGAGAAGGGGGAAGTCACCGCTCGGCAGGAGCTAAAGGCACGCGCTCGTTACCTTGCCGACAAATATGAGTGGGAGGTGACAGAAGCCAGGAAGATCTGGTGCTTTGGTCCAGACGGGTCAGGGGCTAACCTGCTGATTGACATGACGAAGGGGGTTCAGTACCTCAACGAGATCAAGGACAGTGTGGTTGCTGGTTTCCAGTGGGCGACCAAGGAGGTGGGTGGCAGTTAAAAATTGACAGAAAGTTTTAATTAACTGTTCAAATGATACTTGTATTCTCCTGAGAATATTCTTATCAGTTCCGGTCttcatcctgcagggggctctatGTGAGGAGAATTTGCGCGCCGTTCGCTTTGACATTCATGATGTTACACTGCACGCCGACGCCATCCACCGTGGTGGAGGACAGATTATCCCAACAGCCCGTAGAGTCCTGTACGCCTGCCAGCTCACTGCTCAACCTCGACTCATGGAGCCTGTTTACCTGGTGGAAATACAGGTGTGTAAGGAGGCCTTTGACCTCCAAAACAAAGTGTTAAATCTAAAGTGAAGCTATCTACAAAGGTTTTGAGGACTGACGTGAGAAAGTTCAGACTATCAAATTGACTGTTCTGTTTAAGGACTGAGAGCTACTTTACTCCTCGTCTACGTTATGTATGAAAGGTCTGATACCTCTTCATAATACATGTCTGTTGTGCCTCTTGTCGGTGCAGTGCCCAGAGCAGGTGGTCGGCGGGATCTACGGTGTGCTGAACAGGAAGCGGGGTCACGTGTTTGAGGAGTCCCAAGTCATAGGCACTCCCATGTTTGTGGTGAAAGCCTACCTCCCTGTCAACGAGTCCTTTGGTGAGTTTGAGTTCTTTACATTTCCTCTGATTAAGAAAAGGAACAGGGTCAAACAGGTGTAGACTTTAACTTATTTGATCTTTCCTTGCCTCTAGGGTTCACAGCTGACCTGCGTAGTAACACTGGAGGACAGGCCTTCccccagtgtgtgtttgatcatTGGCAGATCCTCCCGGGAGACCCCAGCGACGCCACCAGCAGACCTTTCAGCGTTGTTGCTGAAATTAGGAAGCGTAAAGGTCTGAAAGAGGGCATTCCTGCACTTGACAACTATTTGGACAAACTCTAAAAACTGACCGGGGTTATTAAATACCAAATGAATCTCCAAACCCTACCCCATGGGCACTTTAATAAAGATACATTGCACAAATTGTTTTGACTTTGAGTCAGGAGCAGAAACAAAGCTGAACCCTTTGTTGTTAGCTAGTGGAAGCAACAATGCTTTTTCATTTCACAGCTACAGAACACCAAGTGCCTAGGGTGAGGGTTTTGGCGAGCAATTAAATCAAAAGTTTTCCTTGTTTCTTCTATTCCTCCACAtcatccccctcccctccaacTCATCTACAAGGATGGGCCTGTTCAGTGCACTGtgatactgctgctgctgcaataaTGCCTATGTAAAGGGATCATGGGCAGATTAAACCATGGAAATCACAATAAAAGGTGTCAAGTCAAACTCCCTGGATTGGTCCCTTTTTTCACTGGATATATTTTATAAAGACGTTCAGCTTGTGATGACAATTCCTTGATTATTCACTTTGTGATTTAGAGTAGAACAGACTACGGCTACAACCAGGAGCCTATTAGCGTAGCTTCACACAGGATAGGGAAACAAAATCCATCTGCCCACAACTCTAAGACATACCAGACATTACCATATTCAGGTGCTTTACTTATGCACAAATGCACAAGTGCTAAATCAACAATTGGCAGTTTTAGAGGGATTTTTTCTATAACAGGAAGGAAGTCAGAACAATTAGAAAACAAATAGTCCTGAATAAAATATTTGGTTTGAGTTCTTTAGAGGggaaaaattatttatttgtagttGGCTATAAAATAATtgataaatcaaaatgttcatACAAAAAATGATTTCTCATTATAAAAAAGCAGTACTGTAAGCTGTTATGCTTCAAGATTGATAATAATTAATATTCTAACATTTTTATtaccttttcatttatttccccatcatctgcattttttaaaagcctcaTACATCATTCATTCCATACATAATGACTGTTTTTAGTCTTtagaaaactaaactaaacttattcctgttttttt
Coding sequences within:
- the LOC132979018 gene encoding elongation factor 2b; translation: MVNFTVDQIRAIMDKKSNIRNMSVIAHVDHGKSTLTDSLVSKAGIIASSRAGETRFTDTRKDEQERCITIKSTAISLYYELEESDLAFIKQCKDGNGFLINLIDSPGHVDFSSEVTAALRVTDGALVVVDCVSGVCVQTETVLRQAIAERIKPVLMMNKMDRALLELQLEPDSLFQTFQRIVENVNVIISTYGEDEGGPMGNIMIDPVIGTVGFGSGLHGWAFTLKQFAEMYVAKFTKGESKLGSAERCKKVEDMMKKLWGERYFDPNAGKFSKSATGPDGQKLPRTFCQLVLDPIFKVFDAIMNFKKDETAKLIEKLDVKLDTEDKEKEGKPLLKAVMRRWLPAGEALLQMITIHLPSPVTAQKYRCELLYEGPGDDEAAMGIKNCDPKAPLMMYISKMVPTTDKGRFYAFGRVFSGCVSTGLKVRIMGPNYTPGKKEDLYVKPIQRTILMMGRYVEPIEDVPCGNIVGLVGVDQYLIKTGTITTYEQSHNMRVMKFSVSPVVRVAVEAKNPADLPKLVEGLKRLAKSDPMVQCIIEESGEHIVAGAGELHLEICLKDLEEDHACIPLKKSDPVVSYRETVMEESNQMCLSKSPNKHNRLFMKSRPFPDGLAEDIEKGEVTARQELKARARYLADKYEWEVTEARKIWCFGPDGSGANLLIDMTKGVQYLNEIKDSVVAGFQWATKEGALCEENLRAVRFDIHDVTLHADAIHRGGGQIIPTARRVLYACQLTAQPRLMEPVYLVEIQCPEQVVGGIYGVLNRKRGHVFEESQVIGTPMFVVKAYLPVNESFGFTADLRSNTGGQAFPQCVFDHWQILPGDPSDATSRPFSVVAEIRKRKGLKEGIPALDNYLDKL